The Citrifermentans bemidjiense Bem genome window below encodes:
- a CDS encoding 1-phosphofructokinase family hexose kinase produces the protein MKTIVTITMNPAIDKSATVDHVVAERKLYCSEPLFEPGGGGINVSRAVRKLGGESLALYPSGGHSGQTLRLLLDQEGLTHRPIEVAGWTRENLIVLESATGQQYRFGMPGPDLSAKEWQACLEQIFAGGARPDYLVASGSLPPGVPQDFYARIARLGKQHGARVVVDASGEPMRLALREGVFLIKPNIREFREMIGEGGEDEARVLALAKKIVLDGQSEVVVISLGAAGVLMVSDSGVERLHPPTVPIISKVGAGDSMVAGMVLSLARGNTLRDAVRFGVAAGTAAVMTPGTELCRREDAERLYRQMLPGE, from the coding sequence ATGAAAACGATCGTGACCATAACCATGAATCCTGCCATCGATAAGAGTGCGACGGTGGATCATGTGGTGGCAGAAAGAAAGCTTTATTGCAGCGAGCCCCTTTTCGAGCCTGGGGGAGGGGGGATCAACGTCTCGCGGGCAGTGCGGAAGCTTGGCGGGGAGTCCCTGGCTCTTTATCCGTCGGGAGGGCACAGCGGACAGACGCTGCGCTTGCTGCTCGATCAGGAAGGGCTTACGCACCGTCCGATTGAGGTCGCCGGCTGGACCAGGGAGAACCTGATCGTGCTGGAGTCCGCAACGGGGCAGCAGTACCGCTTCGGGATGCCTGGGCCGGATCTTTCCGCCAAGGAGTGGCAGGCTTGCCTGGAACAGATCTTTGCCGGCGGAGCAAGGCCCGATTACCTGGTGGCGAGCGGCAGCCTCCCTCCGGGCGTACCGCAGGACTTTTATGCCCGGATAGCGCGCCTTGGAAAGCAGCACGGCGCCCGGGTGGTGGTGGACGCTTCGGGCGAGCCCATGCGCCTGGCGCTGCGCGAGGGAGTCTTCCTGATCAAGCCGAACATCCGGGAGTTTCGCGAGATGATAGGCGAGGGGGGGGAAGACGAAGCCAGGGTGCTGGCGCTTGCCAAGAAGATTGTCCTGGATGGGCAGAGCGAGGTGGTGGTGATCTCGCTCGGCGCGGCCGGGGTTCTCATGGTGTCGGACTCGGGAGTGGAGCGGCTGCATCCCCCCACGGTTCCCATTATCAGCAAGGTCGGCGCCGGTGACTCCATGGTGGCCGGCATGGTATTGAGCCTTGCGCGGGGGAATACCCTGCGTGACGCCGTCCGTTTCGGGGTGGCTGCCGGGACCGCCGCGGTGATGACGCCCGGAACGGAACTCTGCCGCCGGGAGGATGCCGAGAGGCTGTACCGGCAGATGCTTCCGGGCGAATAG
- a CDS encoding BON domain-containing protein, which yields MKKVTLLFAMALSAAVVFSAPPQATAAQDSSATKADNSKKNKEASKGVTADQQKENKPDRETTRQIRRAVVKDKSLSIKAHNVKIITTNGKVTLKGPVKSESEKTTIEKIAEGIVGKGNITNEIEVAPPTDKGKEKEKGKSDKEKGK from the coding sequence ATGAAAAAAGTAACCCTGTTGTTCGCCATGGCACTGTCAGCCGCTGTTGTTTTCAGTGCACCGCCCCAAGCCACAGCCGCGCAGGACTCCAGCGCCACCAAAGCCGACAACTCGAAGAAGAACAAGGAAGCGAGCAAGGGAGTCACCGCCGACCAGCAGAAGGAAAACAAGCCCGACCGGGAGACCACCAGGCAGATCAGAAGGGCCGTGGTCAAGGACAAATCCCTTTCGATCAAGGCTCACAATGTGAAGATCATTACCACCAACGGCAAGGTCACGCTGAAGGGACCGGTAAAATCGGAATCGGAGAAAACGACCATAGAGAAGATTGCCGAAGGGATCGTCGGCAAGGGGAACATAACCAACGAGATCGAAGTCGCGCCGCCGACGGATAAAGGCAAGGAGAAGGAAAAGGGCAAGAGCGACAAAGAGAAAGGGAAATAG
- a CDS encoding pyridoxamine 5'-phosphate oxidase family protein has translation MKVEMDKKQILEFINANPIFHMATVDGDTPHVRGMLLFRADDEGIVFNTGKIKDLYRQLGVNPKVEMCFTNGIFENLIQVRVTGIVEALEDLELKKEIVQKRDFLKPWIDKVGYEQLAVYRLRNGVATVWTMATNTEPKEFIQL, from the coding sequence ATGAAAGTAGAGATGGATAAGAAACAGATTTTGGAGTTCATTAACGCAAATCCCATTTTCCACATGGCGACCGTCGACGGCGACACCCCTCACGTGCGTGGGATGCTTTTGTTCAGGGCCGACGACGAAGGCATCGTCTTCAATACCGGCAAGATCAAGGACCTATACCGGCAGCTGGGCGTAAACCCCAAAGTTGAAATGTGTTTCACCAACGGGATCTTCGAAAACCTGATCCAAGTGAGGGTGACCGGAATAGTCGAGGCGCTGGAGGACCTGGAACTGAAGAAGGAGATAGTGCAAAAGCGCGATTTCCTGAAGCCGTGGATAGACAAGGTGGGGTACGAGCAGTTGGCCGTGTACAGGTTGAGAAACGGCGTGGCGACCGTCTGGACCATGGCCACCAACACCGAGCCCAAAGAGTTCATCCAGCTGTAG
- a CDS encoding dihydrofolate reductase family protein produces the protein MEVMKTQYYTASSLDGFIATEDDSLEWLFSLGNLEESSYPEFVAEVGALAMGSATYEWMVRNAAKVAAETGSPWPYTQPVWVFTSRALSAIEGADIRFVKGDVCQVHNDMRLAARAKNIWIVGGGDLAGQFYDAGLLDELIIQIGSVTLGKGKQLFPRRVLSPILRLSSVRQMGTGMVELRYEVGKQGGS, from the coding sequence ATGGAAGTTATGAAGACCCAGTACTACACCGCATCGAGTCTGGATGGATTTATCGCGACAGAGGACGACTCGTTGGAGTGGCTCTTTTCTCTTGGGAACCTGGAGGAGTCCAGCTACCCGGAATTCGTTGCTGAGGTTGGCGCACTGGCAATGGGATCGGCCACCTACGAGTGGATGGTCCGCAATGCAGCCAAGGTCGCTGCCGAGACCGGTTCTCCTTGGCCGTACACCCAGCCTGTATGGGTATTTACCAGTCGCGCACTCTCGGCAATTGAAGGTGCAGATATCAGGTTCGTGAAAGGCGACGTATGCCAGGTTCACAACGATATGCGTCTGGCCGCAAGGGCAAAGAACATCTGGATTGTCGGGGGCGGGGACTTGGCGGGTCAGTTCTATGATGCAGGGCTTCTGGACGAACTCATTATCCAGATTGGCTCGGTTACGCTGGGCAAAGGCAAGCAGTTGTTTCCGCGCCGTGTCCTGAGCCCGATCCTGCGCCTTTCCTCCGTTCGCCAGATGGGGACCGGCATGGTTGAACTGCGGTATGAGGTAGGGAAACAGGGTGGTAGTTAA
- a CDS encoding Nramp family divalent metal transporter has protein sequence MKLNKKNILMFLAVLGPGIITANVDNDAGGITTYSVAGAQFGYSLLWTLIPITVALVVVQEMVARMGVVTGKTLADLIRERFGVKTTFYLMICLLLADLGNTVAEFAGWAASMEIFGVSKYISVPIGAFLVWWLVVKGTYRIVEKIFLFSCTIFVTYIVSAVLAAPPWAQVLTETVKPTFSMKPSYLMMIIGVVGTTIAPWMQFYLQSAVVEKNIKIEQYKASRLDVVVGCIITDVVAFFIIVACGATLYAHGITINDAADAAKALEPLAGKYASVMFAIGLANASLFAASILPLATAYYVCEGMGWESGIDHNFKTAPQFMWLYTGLIAIGALIILFPNAPLVAIMLISQVVNGVMLPFVLIFMLILINSKSLMGEYTNSKFYNVISWATVLVMVVLTLALVATSMT, from the coding sequence ATGAAGCTCAACAAAAAAAACATCCTGATGTTTCTCGCAGTACTCGGGCCGGGGATAATCACGGCAAACGTAGATAATGATGCAGGCGGGATTACTACTTATTCTGTTGCCGGGGCGCAGTTCGGCTATTCGCTGCTCTGGACGTTGATTCCGATTACCGTTGCCCTGGTGGTTGTTCAGGAGATGGTTGCCCGAATGGGAGTGGTTACGGGTAAGACCCTTGCCGACCTGATACGGGAGCGGTTCGGCGTAAAGACCACCTTTTATCTGATGATTTGCCTGCTGCTTGCTGATTTGGGGAATACGGTTGCGGAGTTTGCCGGATGGGCGGCAAGCATGGAGATATTCGGGGTCAGCAAGTACATCTCAGTGCCGATAGGTGCTTTCTTGGTCTGGTGGCTGGTAGTGAAAGGTACCTACAGGATTGTAGAGAAGATATTCCTCTTCTCCTGTACCATCTTTGTCACCTACATCGTTTCGGCAGTTCTGGCTGCTCCACCATGGGCACAGGTGTTGACGGAAACAGTCAAGCCGACCTTCTCCATGAAACCGTCCTATCTGATGATGATTATCGGGGTGGTTGGAACAACTATTGCGCCATGGATGCAGTTCTATCTGCAATCGGCAGTGGTGGAAAAGAACATCAAGATAGAGCAGTACAAAGCAAGTCGTCTCGATGTCGTAGTCGGCTGCATTATCACTGATGTGGTGGCGTTTTTCATCATTGTCGCCTGTGGTGCAACCCTCTATGCCCACGGCATAACCATCAATGATGCTGCTGATGCGGCAAAAGCCCTTGAACCGCTGGCTGGGAAATATGCATCGGTGATGTTTGCCATCGGTCTGGCAAATGCCTCTCTGTTTGCCGCCTCAATTCTGCCGCTTGCTACTGCCTATTATGTTTGCGAAGGGATGGGGTGGGAATCCGGCATTGACCATAATTTCAAGACAGCACCGCAATTCATGTGGCTTTACACTGGACTAATCGCTATCGGTGCCCTGATCATTCTGTTCCCAAACGCCCCATTAGTGGCCATCATGCTCATCTCTCAGGTGGTTAACGGCGTGATGTTGCCGTTCGTTCTGATATTCATGCTGATTCTCATAAACAGCAAGAGCCTGATGGGAGAATATACCAACTCGAAATTCTACAACGTCATATCCTGGGCTACAGTATTGGTTATGGTCGTTCTGACCCTGGCACTGGTTGCAACTTCAATGACATAA
- a CDS encoding magnesium transporter yields MQITTELYVSSVLNKQVINPAGKSVGKLWDIAIVPGEGLPVVTGLLIKKGKKIHIASWHSVLLFNPIVVSIAGAIEKMPLYERQSDAILLARDVLDKQIVDVNGAKVVRVNDVKLAPYGKMLCIFSVDIGFRGLLRRLGYEKVWSLVQKEIPQKEIGWQFVNALEINTAGLTLSKAREQLAEMHPADIAGIISSIPRASIQNLLNNLDYETAGEAIHELEPELRTQIISQLDSEQASDILEEMPPDEAADVLGDLPEEMAQELLGLMDKEEADEIQELMEHEDDTAGGLMTSEFIAISAETTVAQAMEELRRQAEEIEMLYYAYVLDAQEKLVGVVNFRDLLISNPDLPVSELMTEQLKTVTVDAEPEDVLELLAKYNLVAVPVLEDDRTMAGIITIDDVVELFLPYALKRRRYPS; encoded by the coding sequence ATGCAGATTACAACGGAGTTGTATGTCAGCTCAGTGCTGAACAAGCAGGTCATCAACCCGGCTGGTAAGTCGGTCGGGAAATTATGGGATATTGCCATTGTTCCTGGTGAAGGGCTGCCGGTCGTTACCGGACTCCTGATAAAAAAGGGGAAGAAAATCCATATTGCTTCCTGGCACTCGGTACTCCTGTTCAACCCGATTGTCGTATCAATTGCCGGAGCAATTGAAAAGATGCCCCTCTATGAACGGCAATCCGACGCGATTCTTTTGGCCCGTGATGTACTCGACAAGCAGATAGTGGATGTGAATGGTGCCAAGGTCGTCAGGGTTAATGACGTGAAACTTGCACCATACGGGAAAATGTTATGCATCTTCTCGGTCGATATAGGTTTCAGAGGTCTTTTGAGAAGGCTTGGTTACGAGAAGGTCTGGTCTCTTGTGCAGAAAGAGATTCCGCAGAAGGAAATCGGCTGGCAGTTTGTCAATGCTCTGGAAATAAACACTGCCGGACTCACCCTCTCCAAGGCCCGTGAGCAGTTGGCGGAAATGCATCCGGCTGACATCGCCGGTATCATATCTTCTATCCCGAGAGCGTCCATTCAAAACCTGCTGAACAATCTTGACTATGAAACAGCAGGGGAAGCCATTCATGAACTGGAGCCGGAACTTCGCACCCAGATAATCAGCCAATTGGACAGTGAACAGGCTTCTGACATCCTCGAAGAGATGCCGCCTGATGAAGCTGCCGATGTGCTGGGCGACTTGCCGGAAGAGATGGCGCAGGAACTGCTGGGATTGATGGACAAGGAAGAGGCAGATGAAATCCAGGAACTGATGGAGCATGAGGACGATACGGCTGGCGGTCTCATGACCAGCGAGTTCATTGCCATATCCGCTGAAACCACCGTGGCACAGGCTATGGAAGAATTGCGGCGGCAGGCGGAAGAAATTGAAATGCTTTATTATGCCTACGTTCTCGATGCCCAAGAAAAACTGGTCGGAGTTGTAAACTTCAGAGACCTGCTTATCAGCAATCCCGACCTTCCAGTATCCGAACTTATGACCGAACAGCTCAAGACGGTCACTGTCGATGCCGAGCCGGAAGATGTGCTGGAGTTGCTGGCTAAATACAACCTTGTTGCCGTTCCGGTACTTGAGGATGACAGGACGATGGCTGGTATTATTACCATAGACGATGTAGTTGAGCTGTTTCTCCCCTATGCCCTGAAGCGGAGACGGTACCCCTCGTAA